A stretch of Chryseobacterium viscerum DNA encodes these proteins:
- a CDS encoding NAD(P)/FAD-dependent oxidoreductase, with the protein MKQIIIIGGGAAGFFCASNLDEKKYTITILEQNSDVLQKVKISGGGRCNVTHACFDPRELVQFYPRGNKELLSVFSKFQPGDTMEWFDQRNVPLKIENDNRTFPESNSSQTIINTFLNEAQKKNVSVKTKCTVKEIEKQDEKYIVKTNSGDFEADYIVYTTGSSPKSLKIVENLGHKIVDLVPSLFTFNIKDELLKDIPGTSFENAGISIPKLKTEESGPLLITHWGLSGPAVLKISAWEAISLAKLKYNFEIEVNFISVETDEAEEIFNNFKQSNPKKTIGQSKIFDITNRFWQKILDISKVDLNKQVANISGKEMQKILENLCRKKFQVTGKSTFKDEFVTAGGVDLKEINFKNMSSKLLPNFYIAGEVLNIDAVTGGFNFQACWSEGWLIAQDLNTL; encoded by the coding sequence AGATCATTATTATCGGAGGCGGTGCTGCAGGCTTTTTCTGTGCATCCAATCTTGACGAAAAGAAATATACAATTACGATTTTAGAACAGAACTCGGATGTCCTTCAGAAAGTTAAAATTTCCGGAGGCGGACGTTGTAATGTGACTCACGCATGCTTTGACCCCAGAGAACTTGTTCAGTTTTATCCTCGTGGAAACAAGGAACTATTAAGTGTTTTCAGCAAATTTCAGCCCGGAGATACAATGGAATGGTTTGATCAACGTAATGTTCCGTTGAAAATTGAAAATGACAACAGAACTTTTCCTGAAAGCAATTCTTCTCAGACTATCATTAATACTTTTCTGAATGAAGCCCAAAAGAAAAATGTCTCTGTAAAAACAAAATGTACGGTAAAAGAAATTGAAAAGCAGGATGAAAAATATATTGTAAAAACCAATTCAGGGGATTTTGAGGCAGATTATATTGTTTATACTACCGGAAGCTCTCCAAAATCTTTAAAAATAGTTGAAAATCTGGGTCATAAGATTGTAGACCTTGTTCCTTCCCTTTTTACTTTTAATATTAAAGACGAATTGCTGAAAGATATTCCGGGAACAAGTTTTGAAAATGCAGGAATTTCAATCCCGAAGCTGAAAACCGAGGAAAGTGGGCCGCTGCTTATTACCCACTGGGGACTTTCCGGGCCTGCTGTTTTGAAAATTTCTGCATGGGAGGCTATAAGTCTGGCAAAACTCAAATATAACTTTGAAATTGAAGTAAATTTTATTTCGGTTGAAACGGATGAAGCAGAAGAAATTTTTAATAATTTTAAACAAAGCAATCCTAAAAAAACCATCGGACAGTCTAAGATCTTTGATATTACCAACAGATTCTGGCAGAAGATCTTAGATATTTCAAAAGTTGACCTCAACAAACAGGTGGCTAATATTTCCGGAAAGGAAATGCAGAAAATCCTTGAAAATCTTTGCAGGAAGAAATTTCAGGTGACCGGAAAATCAACTTTTAAAGATGAGTTTGTAACGGCCGGAGGTGTTGATTTAAAGGAAATTAACTTTAAAAACATGTCTTCAAAACTACTTCCAAATTTCTATATTGCCGGAGAAGTCTTAAATATAGATGCCGTAACGGGCGGTTTCAATTTTCAGGCATGCTGGAGTGAAGGATGGCTTATTGCACAGGATCTCAACACCTTATAA
- a CDS encoding alpha/beta fold hydrolase has product MKKNLGFFLLFWFFLGYSQEKTIVSDWTSLTQAVNIENKPNWNFRITAKIRKDNEDNGSNCGLWCRIDNKDESTSFFENQYYGIQVTHEWKTYEIKGTVNPSAKTMNIGAFAQSNGDFYFDDFKLEVNDGKSKKWTEIPLENSGFEKEIASSNGWFEGIRSQKIKHVKHFTIEASDYKPFSGSKSLLIRGRGIIGAMPEGKFMDVNGIRLYYEVYGEGEPVLMLHGNGQSISAFMNQKDTFAKKYKVIIIDCRERGRSTYDKTKELTFDIQTEDIKQFLEKLNIKKTKILGWSDGGILALSMAMKYPEMVDKIACSGANIFPEGVKDNDLKSMKEMLVGLTKENKDHKNDIFIDLLNLDLKYPQWKYEDLNKIQCPSLIIAGDSDLIKTEHTVKIAESISKGQLAIIPNANHYVPEEKPELFNELVIEFFENK; this is encoded by the coding sequence ATGAAAAAAAATCTCGGTTTCTTTCTTTTATTCTGGTTCTTTTTAGGATACAGCCAGGAAAAAACGATTGTCTCTGACTGGACTTCACTTACACAGGCTGTCAATATAGAAAATAAACCTAACTGGAACTTCCGTATAACAGCAAAAATCAGAAAAGATAATGAGGATAATGGTTCCAATTGCGGGTTATGGTGCAGAATAGATAATAAAGATGAGTCTACTAGTTTCTTTGAAAATCAATATTATGGAATCCAAGTAACCCATGAATGGAAAACCTACGAAATAAAAGGAACCGTCAATCCATCTGCGAAGACCATGAATATCGGAGCTTTTGCACAAAGCAACGGGGATTTTTATTTTGACGATTTTAAGTTGGAAGTCAATGATGGAAAGTCAAAAAAATGGACTGAAATTCCGCTGGAAAACTCAGGTTTTGAAAAAGAGATTGCATCTTCAAATGGTTGGTTTGAAGGAATCCGTTCTCAGAAAATAAAGCACGTAAAACATTTTACAATTGAAGCTTCAGATTACAAACCATTCAGTGGTAGCAAATCTTTGTTGATCAGAGGCCGTGGTATTATCGGAGCAATGCCGGAGGGAAAATTTATGGATGTTAATGGTATCAGATTATACTATGAAGTCTATGGAGAAGGTGAGCCGGTTCTTATGCTTCATGGCAATGGCCAATCCATCAGTGCCTTTATGAACCAAAAAGATACATTTGCTAAAAAATATAAAGTGATCATTATAGATTGCCGTGAGCGGGGAAGATCTACTTATGACAAAACGAAAGAACTTACTTTTGATATTCAGACAGAGGATATTAAGCAGTTTTTAGAAAAGCTGAACATCAAAAAAACAAAAATTCTTGGCTGGAGTGACGGAGGAATTCTCGCACTGTCTATGGCCATGAAATATCCGGAGATGGTAGACAAAATAGCATGCTCAGGAGCCAATATTTTTCCGGAAGGAGTTAAAGATAATGATTTAAAATCCATGAAAGAAATGCTCGTGGGCCTTACTAAAGAGAATAAAGACCATAAAAATGATATCTTTATTGATCTTCTCAATCTGGATTTGAAGTATCCTCAATGGAAGTATGAAGATCTGAATAAAATTCAGTGCCCATCATTGATCATTGCTGGTGATAGTGATCTTATAAAAACGGAACATACGGTAAAAATCGCAGAATCTATCTCAAAAGGACAATTAGCTATTATCCCCAATGCAAATCATTATGTTCCCGAAGAAAAACCAGAGCTGTTCAATGAATTGGTCATAGAGTTTTTTGAAAATAAATAA
- a CDS encoding energy transducer TonB translates to MKKISAFILCLGFGLVFAQTQEAKTQPAENHSRDKYMPEQSKQAEYPGGLSVFMREVTQKIDSNRIKGPKGKSHSNAKFSVNAKGDIETIQITGDNESLNNEVERVMKSMTAKWKPGEYKGNPVLIWFNLPFIVNFE, encoded by the coding sequence ATGAAAAAAATATCAGCATTCATTTTATGTCTTGGGTTTGGGCTCGTCTTTGCTCAGACACAGGAGGCCAAAACACAACCTGCAGAAAATCATTCCAGAGATAAGTATATGCCTGAACAAAGTAAACAGGCAGAATATCCCGGCGGGCTTTCAGTATTTATGCGGGAGGTAACTCAAAAAATTGATTCTAACCGAATAAAAGGGCCAAAAGGTAAATCCCATTCCAATGCAAAGTTCTCCGTTAATGCTAAAGGTGATATAGAAACGATTCAGATAACCGGAGACAATGAATCCCTTAATAATGAAGTGGAAAGAGTGATGAAATCTATGACCGCAAAATGGAAACCAGGAGAATATAAAGGAAACCCTGTACTTATTTGGTTTAATCTTCCTTTCATTGTCAATTTTGAATAA